The following DNA comes from Candidatus Nitrosotalea okcheonensis.
ATACGCCATGAAGCGATTTCGGGTGCATAAATATTATTTTTGTGCCACGCGAGCCCGGCCTAATTTCACCAAGAAACTTTATTCCACACACTTTCATCCTGTCAACCTCTTTTTCAATGCCCTCTGTTTCAAGTGCTATATGATGCAGTCCTTCTCCTTTTGTCAACAAGAATTTCTTGATGGGACTTGTTTCCCGTATAGCCTCCATGAGTTCAATTCGTGAGTTATTTAGATGAAGTATTGCAACTCTAACCCCTTCCGATTCCACAGTCTCAAATTCTACGTCGCCAACCCCCAAGACTTCTTTGTACTGTTTTACTGCAGCATCCAAGTTATTTACTGCGATTGCAACATGATCAAGCCTCATCCTAGAATGTCTCCCTTGGTTGGTAAATCCCAAAGACCTCACGGAATGTATTACTTATTTCTCCTAACGTGGCATAATTATTTACAGCATCCAAGATAAACGGCATTAGATTTTCATCCTTGTCTGCCGCACTCTTCATTCTTTCAAGTGCATGTTCAACTTTACTAGTGTCACGAGTGTTGCGGAGTTCTTTAAGATTCTCCATTTGTTGTGTTTGAATACTTCCATCAATCTTCATGATATCTGGTTTTTCTTTTGTAGTATCGGTAAACTTGTTGACACCAACTATTACCCTGTCTCCACCATCAATCTCCTTCTTTAGACGGTAAGCATTCTGCCTAATCTCAGATTGGAAAAAGCCTCTCTCTATCCCCACAAGCGAGCCACCCATTCGATCTATTTTCTTGAGGTACTTGTTTGCCTCTGCCTCTATAGTATCAGTTAGGTTTTCAACATAGTACGAGCCGGCAAGAGGATCAACGGTTTTTGTAATACCACTTTCATGTCCCACAATCTGTTGAGTTCGTAGTGCAATTTTGACTGCAGCTTCAGTCGGTAAGGCAAGTGCCTCATCTTTTGAATTGGTATGAAGCGATTGGCACCCTCCAAGAACTGCAGCCATTGACTGGATTGCTACGCGTATGATGTTATTATCAGGCTGCTGAGCTGTAAGAGACTCTCCACTTGTTTGTACATGGAACTTTAATTGGATGGATCTTTTGTCTTTTGCATGAAAACGGTCTTTTAGTATCTTGGCATAAATTCTTCGTGCGGCACGGAATTTTGCGATCTCTTCCAAGAATTCACTTGTACAACAAAAGAAAAATGAAAGTCTTGGTGCAAAGCTATCAATTTTTAATCCCCTATCAACACATGTCTCTATGTATTCTATTGCGTTTGCAAGAGTGAAAGCAACTTCTTGTACAGCATTACATCCAGCTTCTCGCATGTGATAACCAGATATGGATATTGGATACCATTGGGGAACTTTCTTTGAACAATATTCAATCATGTCTCCAATCAACCTCATCGATGGACGCGGTGGATAGATGTACGTATTTCGTGCAATGTATTCTTTTAAAATATCATTTTGTGTTGTACCTCGCAATTGCTTACTGTCTACCCCTTGTTTTTCCCCGGTTGCAATGTATAGTGCAAGCAATGTAGATGCAGTTGAATTGATTGTCATAGAGGTGCTTACTTTGTCAAGAGGAATTCCGTCAAAACATTTCATCATATCTTTTAGAGAAGTGATGGATACTCCAACCTTACCCACTTCGCCTTCTGCATGTGAATCATCGGCATCATAACCAATCTGTGTTGGCAAGTCAAATGCCATTGAAAGACCTGTCTGACCCCTCTCAAGTAAATACTTGAATCTTTGATTTGTTTGCTCTGCAGTGCCAAAACCAGTGTATTGTCTCATCGTCCAGAGTCGGTCTCTATACATCCCAGGATGGATTCCTCGAGTGTAAGGATATTTTCCGGGTTCCTCTGTTTTACTTTTCGGCTTTACCTTTGAATCATAGAATCGTTTTACAGTAATATTAGAATCAGTCTTGATAGATTTCATTGTAATGTCACACTAACCCCTTTGATATTTTATCTGCTGCCTCAAATGGATCAATTTTTCTTGATTGAACTTTTTTCAAATATGTGGCATATGACTTGCTTGAGTCAAGCATGGTTGTCACTTTATTTTTGACATTATTTAAAACAATATCTCGCAGTTCTAAGTCTAGTTTTGAAGCCTCCTCTTTAGCCTTAGTTTTTTGTCTAGATTTCATGATCTCTACCAATTTTTTTGCAAATTCGGCAACCCCCTTGTTTGATTTTGCTGACACCATCATTACAACCGGGTTTTTTTCAGACATGCCAATAAAATCGCGTACAGAGTCAAAGAGTTGATTTGAACCAGGCAAGTCGCTCTTGTTTATCAAATAAACATCTCCGATCTCTGTAAGACCAGCCTTTATTGTTTGGATGCTATCTCCAGTATTTGGATTAAAGACAACAACTGTCATGTCTACAACTTTTTCAATATCAACTTCTGTCTGTCCTGCCCCCACGCTTTCAATTATTATTGGATTGAATCCTGCATACTCTAAGATTCTAATGCTGTTTCTAAGCGATGTAGAAATAGCACCAGTTGCACCCCTTGATGCCATGCTTCGAATATAGGTACCAGAATCTGTAGATTCAGTCATTCGTACTCTATCCCCAAGTATTGCGCCTCCAGTAATATGACTAGTAGGATCTATTGCAAGAACAGCGGTCTTATAACCTAGTTTGTTTAGTTCAAGGCTTGTTCTATTTATCAGAGTGCTCTTGCCTGCCCCAGCAGGCCCAGTGATACCGATTTTCATAGAGTTGCCAGAATTTTTGAAGATCTTTTTTATGATGGATTTAGCGTCTTTCTCGTTATTTTCAATTATAGATATGGCACGTGCAATTGCCCGTCGATTTCCTTTCTTGATCTCTGTCACAATATCCATAGAAAAGTCACACAAAGAATCAACAATAAATCTTCTTGTTATACGGTAAAATGAGGATATCAATATTTTGCGATTTCAAAACTCTTAATGATCTAAAACATCAGATCCTCCAGCCTGTACCTAAAAATTGATAGTTTGACTCCAACGGGTGGACTAAATGTATCAATCCAGCAATGATGTCATCGAACCTTTTATCATCACAGACGATAAGAATTTAATCAGATTCTGAGTATGGAGATTCAACCAGCATGACATCGTCAAGGAGAGTTGCAAAAATCTACCTTTGGTGATATAAAATTATTTTCCTTGATCACCCTTTGCCTGCAAGGTATTGTTATTTTAGAATTGTATGATACAAAATATTATAATGTATTACATTA
Coding sequences within:
- the mce gene encoding methylmalonyl-CoA epimerase, which translates into the protein MRLDHVAIAVNNLDAAVKQYKEVLGVGDVEFETVESEGVRVAILHLNNSRIELMEAIRETSPIKKFLLTKGEGLHHIALETEGIEKEVDRMKVCGIKFLGEIRPGSRGTKIIFMHPKSLHGVLAELCSHPKS
- a CDS encoding acyl-CoA mutase large subunit family protein; this translates as MKSIKTDSNITVKRFYDSKVKPKSKTEEPGKYPYTRGIHPGMYRDRLWTMRQYTGFGTAEQTNQRFKYLLERGQTGLSMAFDLPTQIGYDADDSHAEGEVGKVGVSITSLKDMMKCFDGIPLDKVSTSMTINSTASTLLALYIATGEKQGVDSKQLRGTTQNDILKEYIARNTYIYPPRPSMRLIGDMIEYCSKKVPQWYPISISGYHMREAGCNAVQEVAFTLANAIEYIETCVDRGLKIDSFAPRLSFFFCCTSEFLEEIAKFRAARRIYAKILKDRFHAKDKRSIQLKFHVQTSGESLTAQQPDNNIIRVAIQSMAAVLGGCQSLHTNSKDEALALPTEAAVKIALRTQQIVGHESGITKTVDPLAGSYYVENLTDTIEAEANKYLKKIDRMGGSLVGIERGFFQSEIRQNAYRLKKEIDGGDRVIVGVNKFTDTTKEKPDIMKIDGSIQTQQMENLKELRNTRDTSKVEHALERMKSAADKDENLMPFILDAVNNYATLGEISNTFREVFGIYQPRETF
- the meaB gene encoding methylmalonyl Co-A mutase-associated GTPase MeaB — translated: MDIVTEIKKGNRRAIARAISIIENNEKDAKSIIKKIFKNSGNSMKIGITGPAGAGKSTLINRTSLELNKLGYKTAVLAIDPTSHITGGAILGDRVRMTESTDSGTYIRSMASRGATGAISTSLRNSIRILEYAGFNPIIIESVGAGQTEVDIEKVVDMTVVVFNPNTGDSIQTIKAGLTEIGDVYLINKSDLPGSNQLFDSVRDFIGMSEKNPVVMMVSAKSNKGVAEFAKKLVEIMKSRQKTKAKEEASKLDLELRDIVLNNVKNKVTTMLDSSKSYATYLKKVQSRKIDPFEAADKISKGLV